In Lacerta agilis isolate rLacAgi1 chromosome 8, rLacAgi1.pri, whole genome shotgun sequence, one genomic interval encodes:
- the BICRA gene encoding LOW QUALITY PROTEIN: BRD4-interacting chromatin-remodeling complex-associated protein (The sequence of the model RefSeq protein was modified relative to this genomic sequence to represent the inferred CDS: inserted 3 bases in 3 codons; deleted 1 base in 1 codon) encodes MDDEDGRCLLDVICHAWFKILEPLYVTAALTTVAALSLVEHDPQALNDFLHGSEKIDSDDLLDNTGDAASAFFEGAGLHVQETPGNHLSAEQSQPTTSVDLDFLEDDILGSPSGGGANLQNSDQPCDILQQSLQEANITEQTLEAEAELDLGSFQLPTLQPVVHTASDVTPQIFSGGADLIGLQQPAVLTHQALVQQSVGADVVNKAISVQPFLQQVGLGNVTIQPISNLQGLPNGSPSGALGIGQIQVVGQQVMAINQSAQQIIAKQVQSSQVATMPVGSYITQTAAEQQQVTLTSAGVSPQNAGLVIQKNLPAVATTTLNGSSMFGSVSATQGSQPLTVTSNLSSPLVQAQNVIIHRTPTPIQPKPPGVLQQKLYQITPKTFCPNNATLTIQNEAALQQQKAQQNLTFMAGKAGQNVVLSGFPPGLPANMFKQPPPQQQALSKPMSVHLLNQGSSIVIPAQHVPQAMLQGQNQFLLPGQLTGTSAVQIPQQLSALQANMGGQILTTSHPSGQTHIITSQGPGGQLITNQALPAQILTNQNLASQLNLGQVLTSQNAHGTAHILSAPIQLQPGQVGQPTLFQMPVSLAGSLTTQSQSTITASLASGAINQTGQTVIQGVTLPNQVAMLNATENLNQTVTIQAPPSASSQSPGLIQPQPTSSTNLLPSSDQANILTVQSTSQSSAPSQLQLNVQQQTPPPQQPAQVPVTSQPSPSLVASSPEKIILGQAAAGTIISQDSMQMFLQQKDRSQQQQQQQQQQFYSPALKMQQESSMNESTVPPHLPMPLPIYSIATTALSTTSSVPASVIVSSSVGAALQPPASRELSQNHNLPPVESKAPQFSAGPPQQAMACQLPSGQQKLPGASPSHSLPHPSVGESPQLQPTHLSQMQSPHQSRPPSQPQPLSRPPSRPHSRPPSQPQTLSRPPSEPLSRSCTPQTQMQNLYVIQNQIASSPHGPSQHPLRPPSQPQVSFQAPQAQPEGQPQLATPPHLQLQVQLAPQLQPQAESQGQARLQPQIQAASEVQHTHXPHFQLQFSAQGPIKPPTPTQALHLTPEQQRSFQMVPNQFQALSAIPAPIPQQKQLMDRFQQMPQGIILQTKQPTSTSQAPPVLSQFSSQPSSVLVSSQGQQVTVSTSQAAPVHSHAPVPATVQPSSAVSSKAAPALEKGQVQRGGGGGQPAQPASLLQQQTPVLVKSASISIAAAAPSESKTFSGSAATISGGKAAXGQAKPAGPLAIQQPVQTKPGVISSVSGLNLGKGPLQLQVVGKGLPQLMPSAPTQXQQQYEGKLANLKKPPPMLQPSKEACFLEQLHKHQGAVLHPDYKTSFRSFEDALQRLLPYHVYQGTLPSPHDYRKDEEFEMVSTQLLKRTQAMLNKYRLLLLEESRRVSPSAEMVMIDRMFIQEEKTTLSLDKQLAKEKPDEYVSSSSRSQSFASSLAQGALSSSAALASENLKAPPVQMATQINPTKLVIKHSGGSPSVTWAKASPSLDGDEDALPSRSKPPIKTYEARSRIGLKLKIKQEAGLSKVVHNTALDPVHQTPPPMCTVIKTADQHSSASAVATTTAVSTAGQMNGTVDHITAAPVEKKPIVTYCRLPLRKTYRENVDAFVADKASDTCLKESSPKVDMVPSTLIIKQDGGSRSVITSRKTHESASVAGAEKSRSEEGTKHTFFNRSDARSLVMQESPTPPKTDDSTSGLMKELAEVEDEFYHRMIKIEPPDHGSASELTWDVPLPPAKRRKSESFDVDNASFSSDSPPDDSLNEHLQSAIDSILNLQQPQAGGQNTRAPSSSYNSSSSPFSSPVHRTDAYLAPNHNGGLGARTLNR; translated from the exons ATGGATGATGAAGATGGCCGGTGCTTGCTAGATGTAATTTG CCACGCTTGGTTCAAAATCTTGGAGCCCCTCTACGTGACTGCTGCCTTGACAACTGTTGCTGCCCTGTCTTTGGTGGAACAC GATCCTCAGGCATTGAACGATTTTTTACATGGATCTGAAAAG ATTGACAGTGATGATCTCTTGGAC AACACAGGAGATGCAGCCAGTGCCTTTTTTGAGGGTGCTGGG CTGCACGTACAAGAAACCCCTGGCAATCATCTGAGCGCTGAACAGAGCCAGCCCACAACAAGTGTTGACTTAGACTTCCTGGAAGATGACATCCTGGGGTCACCTTCAGGGGGCGGGGCCAACCTGCAGAACTCAGACCAGCCCTGTGACATTCTCCAGCAGAGCCTGCAGGAGGCAAACATCACTGAGCAGACtctggaggcagaggcagaactGGATCTGGGTTCTTTTCAGCTCCCTACGCTTCAGCCAGTTGTCCACACTGCCTCCGATgtcacaccacagattttctcTGGCGGAGCTGACCTCATTGGACTGCAGCAACCTGCAGTCTTGACTCATCAAGCATTGGTGCAGCAGTCAGTTGGAGCCGATGTTGTCAACAAGGCCATCAGCGTGCAACCTTTCCTCCAGCAAGTTGGCTTGGGAAACGTCACCATACAGCCCATTTCCAACCTTCAAGGGTTGCCAAATGGGAGCCCCAGTGGAGCACTGGGCATTGGGCAGATTCAAGTGGTTGGCCAGCAGGTGATGGCGATTAACCAATCTGCTCAGCAGATCATCGCTAAGCAAGTTCAATCTTCCCAAGTGGCCACGATGCCAGTTGGAAGTTACATCACTCAGACAGCAGCAGAACAGCAACAGGTCACCCTTACTTCGGCTGGGGTGTCTCCCCAGAATGCAGGCCTTGTCATCCAGAAGAACCTCCCAGCAGTAGCCACAACAACACTGAATGGAAGCTCCATGTTTGGGAGTGTATCTGCTACACAGGGCTCCCAGCCTCTGACAGTCACGTCAAACTTGAGCAGCCCTCTGGTACAGGCCCAAAACGTGATCATTCACCGGACACCCACGCCAATTCAACCTAAACCCCCAGGAGTCCTCCAGCAGAAGTTGTATCAGATCACCCCTAAAACGTTTTGCCCCAACAATGCTACCCTTACCATCCAGAACGAGGCTGCCCTCCAACAACAGAAGGCCCAGCAGAACCTAACATTTATGGCAGGCAAGGCTGGGCAAAATGTGGTGCTCTCTGGATTCCCCCCGGGTCTGCCTGCCAACATGTTCAAGCAGCCCCCGCCGCAGCAGCAGGCCCTTAGCAAACCCATGAGTGTCCACTTGCTGAATCAAGGCAGCAGTATTGTTATCCCAGCGCAGCATGTCCCCCAGGCAATGCTACAGGGTCAGAACCAGTTCCTTCTCCCGGGACAGCTCACCGGCACTTCGGCAGTCCAGATTCCCCAACAGCTGTCAGCCTTGCAGGCTAATATGGGTGGCCAGATCTTAACCACCTCGCACCCTAGTGGGCAAACTCACATCATCACCAGCCAAGGGCCTGGTGGGCAGCTAATAACAAATCAAGCACTGCCTGCCCAAATCCTCACCAATCAAAACCTGGCAAGCCAACTAAACCTGGGGCAGGTACTGACGTCGCAGAACGCACATGGCACTGCCCACATTCTCTCTGCTCCTATCCAGTTGCAACCTGGACAGGTTGGCCAGCCGACTCTCTTCCAGATGCCTGTCTCTCTAGCCGGTAGCCTGACAACTCAGAGTCAGTCCACCATCACGGCCTCCCTGGCCAGCGGTGCCATTAATCAGACTGGTCAGACTGTTATCCAAGGAGTCACCCTGCCTAACCAAGTGGCTATGTTGAATGCCACCGAGAACCTCAACCAAACTGTGACCATCCAAGCACCCCCTAGTGCCAGCAGCCAGAGCCCAGGTCTCATTCAGCCACAGCCGACCTCCAGCACCAACCTGCTGCCAAGCAGCGACCAAGCCAACATATTAACCGTCCAGTCCACTTCCCAGTCCTCGGCTCCTTCCCAGCTTCAGCTGAATGTACAGCAGCAAACTCCACCGCCTCAGCAGCCAGCACAGGTACCCGTGACTTCGCAGCCCAGTCCCAGCTTGGTGGCATCTAGTCCTGAAAAGATTATCTTGGGCCAGGCAGCTGCTGGAACCATCATCTCCCAGGATTCTATGCAGATGTTCCTGCAGCAG AAGGATcggagccagcagcagcagcagcagcagcagcagcagttttattCACCAGCCCTGAAAATGCAGCAGGAGAGCAGTATGAACGAATCCACAGTACCTCCCCACCTGCCAATGCCTCTGCCCATCTACAGCATAGCCACCACCGCCCTCAGCACCACAAGCAGTGTCCCAGCCTCGGTGATAGTCAGCAGCAGTGTAGGCGCAGCCCTGCAGCCGCCTGCCAGCCGAGAGCTGAGCCAGAACCACAACCTGCCGCCGGTGGAGTCCAAAGCACCTCAGTTCTCAGCCGGCCCTCCCCAGCAGGCAATGGCTTGCCAG TTGCCTTCAGGGCAGCAGAAACTTCCCGGAGCCTCCCCATCCCATTCACTACCTCATCCTTCAGTGGGGGAGAGCCCCCAGCTCCAGCCCACACACCTTTCACAGATGCAGTCGCCACACCAGTCCCGCCCTCCGTCTCAGCCTCAGCCACTGTCCCGGCCACCGTCCCGGCCTCACTCAAGGCCCCCTTCCCAACCACAGACTTTGTCCAGGCCTCCTTCCGAGCCCCTGTCACGGTCCTGCACCCCCCAGACCCAGATGCAGAATCTGTATGTGATTCAGAATCAGATTGCTTCTTCTCCTCATGGTCCCAGCCAGCATCCTCTGCGGCCCCCCTCGCAGCCTCAGGTATCATTCCAAGCGCCACAGGCCCAGCCAGAGGGGCAGCCTCAGCTGGCAACCCCTCCGCACCTGCAGCTACAGGTTCAGCTTGCACCTCAGCTCCAGCCGCAGGCCGAATCCCAAGGGCAGGCCCGGCTACAGCCCCAGATTCAGGCTGCCTCTGAGGTGCAGCATACCC TCCCCCATTTCCAGCTCCAGTTCTCTGCCCAGGGCCCTatcaagccccccaccccaacccaggCACTTCATCTAACGCCGGAGCAGCAGAGGAGTTTTCAGATGGTTCCGAATCAGTTCCAGGCTCTTTCCGCAATTCCAGCACCCATACCTCAGCAGAAGCAGTTAATGGACCGGTTTCAGCAG ATGCCCCAGGGGATTATTCTACAGACGAAGCAGCCAACTTCCACTAGCCAAGCACCGCCTGTGCTGAGCCAGTTCAGCAGCCAGCCCTCCTCAGTCTTGGTTAGCAGCCAAGGACAGCAGGTCACAGTATCAACAAGCCAGGCAGCACCAGTTCACAGCCATGCTCCTGTGCCTGCCACCGTTCAGCCTTCCAGTGCAGTTTCCAGCAAGGCGGCTCCAGCGCTTGAAAAGGGGCAGgtccagagaggaggaggaggagggcagcctGCACAACCTGCATCACTCCTCCAGCAACAAACACCTGTGTTGGTCAAATCAGCATCAATAT CTATTGCTGCTGCAGCTCCTTCAGAGAGTAAAACATTTTCCGGCAGCGCCGCAACCATTTCTGGAGGGAAAGCAG ACGGGCAAGCAAAACCTGCAGGTCCTCTTGCCATCCAGCAGCCAGTTCAG ACAAAGCCTGGAGTCATTAGCTCTGTGTCAGGCTTGAATCTGGGGAAAGGTCCGTTGCAGCTCCAGGTAGTTGGAAAGGGCTTGCCTCAACTCATGCCTTCAGCCCCTACCC TCCAGCAGCAG TATGAGGGCAAGCTTGCAAACCTGAAAAAGCCccctcccatgctgcagcccaGCAAGGAAGCTTG TTTCTTGGAACAGCTGCATAAACACCAAGGAGCAGTGCTGCATCCTGACTACAAAACCTCATTTCGGTCATTTGAAGATGCCTTGCAGAGGCTCCTTCCATACCACGTATACCAAGGAACGTTGCCTTCTCCCCATGACTATCGGAAAG ATGAAGAGTTTGAAATGGTGTCTACACAGTTGTTGAAACGCACACAAGCCATGTTGAACAAATACCGCCTGCTGCTGTTGGAGGAATCCCGG AGAGTCAGTCCTTCAGCAGAGATGGTGATGATCGATCGAATGTTCATACAGGAAGAAAAGACCACCTTATCTCTTGATAAACAGCTGGCAAAGGAGAAGCCAG ATGAGTATGTTTCCTCATCTTCGCGGTCGCAGAGTTTtgcttcttctctggctcaggGCGCTCTGTCCAGCAGTGCCGCTCTGGCTTCTGAGAACCTGAAGGCACCTCCTGTGCAGATGGCAACCCAGATCAACCCAACGAAACTGGTCATCAAGCACAGCGGAGGCTCTCCCTCTGTCACGTGGGCCAAGGCCTCTCCCTCATTAGATGGTGACGAGGATGCGTTGCCCTCCAGGAGTAAGCCGCCCATCAAAACCTACGAAGCCCGGAGCCGGATTGGACTGAAACTGAAGATCAAACAGGAGGCGGGCCTTAGCAAAGTGGTTCACAACACTGCCTTGGACCCGGTCCACCAGACACCGCCGCCCATGTGCACCGTGATCAAAACAGCTGACCAGCACTCGTCGGCTTCAGCCGTTGCCACCACCACTGCCGTCTCAACGGCGGGGCAAATGAATGGGACCGTTGACCATATCACAGCAGCTCCAGTGGAGAAGAAGCCCATTGTGACTTACTGCAGGCTTCCCCTCCGTAAGACGTACCGGGAGAATGTGGACGCTTTTGTAGCGGATAAAGCCTCTGACACCTGCCTGAAAGAGAGCAGCCCGAAAGTCGATATGGTGCCAAGCACCCTCATCATCAAGCAGGACGGGGGCTCCAGGAGCGTCATCACTTCCCGCAAAACTCACGAGAGCGCCTCCGTGGCTGGGGCAGAGAAGAGCCGGTCAGAGGAGGGCACCAAGCATACCTTTTTCAACCGGAGCGATGCCCGCTCCCTCGTGATGCAAGAGAGCCCCACCCCTCCGAAGACCGACGATTCAACCAGTGGCCTTATGAAGGAATTGGCGGAGGTTGAGGATGAGTTTTATCACCGGATGATAAAAATCGAGCCGCCTGACCATGGCTCTGCCTCTGAACTCACATGGGATGTGCCCCTGCCCCCAGCCAAACGTAGAAAGTCAGAGTCTTTTGATGTGGACAATGCCAGCTTCTCCAGCGACAGCCCCCCAGATGACTCGCTCAACGAGCACCTACAGAGCGCCATTGATAGCATCCTGAATTTGCAGCAACCTCAAGCTGGGGGCCAGAACACCCGGGCACCCTCCTCTTCATacaactcctcctcttcccctttctcttcccctgTCCACCGCACAGACGCTTACCTTGCCCCCAATCACAATGGCGGCCTTGGAGCAAGGACGTTGAACAGATAA